The following coding sequences lie in one Rutidosis leptorrhynchoides isolate AG116_Rl617_1_P2 chromosome 6, CSIRO_AGI_Rlap_v1, whole genome shotgun sequence genomic window:
- the LOC139855119 gene encoding uncharacterized protein, with product MGMGKSFILVAFLLVSISVELTTVRATADTKTLPPVSGSKNTPSPPVSNPQPTSPVPAPKTPVPVPAPKTPAPVPAPKTPTPAPKPKTPAPAPKTKAPAPVPKPKTPAPAPKPKTPAPVPKPKTPAPAPKPKTPAPAPKPKTPAPAPKPKTPAPAPKPKSPPPAPKPKTPTPAPKPKTPTPAPKPVDDETDYDELTPEPKSGCERAFCKSKPCRYKTLTCPKECPERKPKKNKRSKACHINCGSKCEATCKWRKPKCNGYGSLCYDPRFVGGDGVMFYFHGGKGRDFALVSDTNLQVNGHFIGSRPNGRKRDYTWVQAVSVMFDTDNLIISAKKVQQWTNSIDVLLVKWNGEEVTVPFDGDAEWKTNNGVREVVVERTDETNTVKVSIGGLVEIDMKAVPVTKEDDKAHNYQLPTNDAFAHLELQFKFDNLSDDVEGILGKTYQPGYVSPVKRGIAMPIMGGEDKYETSSLTSPLCKECKFQKQTEVAKAIATAVGISQY from the exons ATGGGTATGGGGAAGTCATTCATTTTGGTGGCTTTCCTACTCGTATCCATCTCGGTCGAATTAACCACAGTTCGAGCTACTGCCGATACTAAGACTCTGCCACCGGTGTCAGGCTCTAAGAACACTCCATCACCACCGGTATCGAACCCACAACCCACATCACCAGTACCGGCACCCAAAACTCCGGTGCCAGTGCCAGCCCCTAAAACTCCAGCACCGGTTCCTGCCCCTAAGACTCCGACGCCAGCTCCCAAGCCTAAGACTCCGGCACCAGCACCAAAGACCAAGGCTCCCGCACCAGTGCCAAAGCCTAAAACTCCGGCGCCAGCACCAAAGCCCAAGACTCCCGCACCGGTGCCGAAGCCCAAGACTCCTGCACCAGCTCCGAAGCCCAAGACTCCAGCACCGGCACCAAAGCCCAAGACTCCCGCACCCGCGCCCAAGCCTAAGACACCCGCACCAGCACCAAAGCCCAAGAGCCCCCCACCAGCTCCTAAGCCTAAGACTCCCACACCGGCTCCTAAGCCTAAGACTCCAACACCAGCACCTAAGCCTGTGGACGATGAAACTGACTACGATGAGTTGACACCCGAACCAAAATCAGGATGTGAACGGGCGTTTTGTAAATCAAAACCTTGTCGCTACAAGACACTAACTTGTCCGAAGGAGTGCCCTGAGAGGAAGCCAAAGAAGAACAAGAGAAGCAAAGCATGCCATATCAATTGTGGAAGCAAATGTGAAGCTACTTGCAAAT GGAGGAAGCCAAAATGTAACGGATACGGCTCTCTATGTTACGACCCTCGATTCGTTGGCGGTGATGGCGTTATGTTCTACTTCCATGGTGGTAAAGGACGCGATTTCGCTCTTGTCTCTGACACCAATCTCCAAGTCAACGGTCACTTCATCGGAAGCCGTCCTAATGGAAGGAAGCGTGACTACACATGGGTCCAAGCCGTCTCAGTCATGTTCGACACCGACAACTTAATAATTTCAGCCAAGAAAGTACAACAATGGACCAATTCCATCGACGTTCTTCTAGTCAAATGGAACGGGGAAGAGGTCACTGTCCCATTTGATGGAGACGCCGAGTGGAAAACTAACAACGGTGTAAGAGAAGTTGTGGTCGAGAGGACCGATGAAACCAACACCGTTAAAGTCTCCATTGGTGGTTTGGTAGAAATCGACATGAAGGCCGTCCCGGTTACAAAAGAAGATGACAAAGCTCACAACTACCAGCTACCAACTAATGATGCTTTTGCCCATTTGGAGTTGCAATTTAAGTTTGATAATCTTTCTGATGATGTGGAAGGTATTTTGGGAAAAACGTATCAGCCCGGGTATGTGAGCCCGGTGAAGAGAGGGATAGCTATGCCGATAATGGGCGGTGAAGACAAGTATGAAACTTCATCCTTAACATCACCTCTTTGCAAAGAATGCAAGTTTCAGAAACAAACTGAAGTAGCTAAAGCTATTGCTACTGCTGTTGGTATTTCACAGTACTAA